The following are encoded in a window of Arthrobacter sp. OAP107 genomic DNA:
- a CDS encoding FAD-binding oxidoreductase — translation MSSTAEAKRVAVIGGGILGVSTAVHLLREGASVILLTERGLASEATGRSLSWLNSAGERSTPYHQLRLAGVDRYRTLFAADPSREWLQFGGGLMWNPAGQREATEARHAYEKSIGYDSKLLEPADIESATPGIDANAVPESAIFNPGEGWVSLPALVDFLMEEFHARGGELVLNAGKASVMVHGGRATGVETAAGGTYEADAVLVACGAATPSVVSPLGVDIPNGSPVSMLVLTKPVEHDVKAVMNTPRAAVRPNPGSTFALDHDWYEEHITEHADGSFSIPDGVVQELADEASKLIAGNPELKPASWKIGYKPIPGDGEPVLGELGQVPGCFVAFTHSGATLGLIAGELLSGEIMTGKKHPMLATFRPGRFS, via the coding sequence ATGTCCTCCACAGCTGAAGCCAAGCGCGTCGCCGTCATCGGCGGCGGCATCCTCGGCGTCTCCACCGCCGTTCACCTGCTCCGCGAAGGCGCATCCGTGATCCTGCTGACCGAACGCGGCCTCGCCAGCGAAGCCACCGGCCGTTCCCTCTCCTGGCTCAACTCCGCCGGCGAACGCTCCACGCCCTACCACCAGCTCCGCCTCGCCGGTGTGGACCGGTACCGCACCCTCTTCGCGGCCGACCCCAGCAGGGAGTGGCTGCAGTTCGGCGGCGGGCTCATGTGGAACCCCGCAGGACAGCGGGAGGCCACCGAGGCACGCCACGCCTACGAGAAATCCATCGGCTACGACTCCAAGCTGCTCGAGCCGGCCGACATCGAATCCGCCACTCCCGGCATAGATGCAAACGCCGTACCGGAGAGCGCCATCTTCAACCCCGGTGAAGGCTGGGTCAGCCTTCCGGCCCTGGTGGACTTCCTCATGGAGGAATTCCACGCGCGCGGCGGTGAGCTCGTCCTCAACGCCGGCAAAGCGTCCGTCATGGTTCACGGCGGACGTGCCACCGGCGTCGAGACGGCCGCAGGCGGGACCTACGAGGCGGACGCCGTGCTGGTGGCCTGCGGAGCCGCAACACCCTCCGTCGTGTCCCCACTTGGCGTGGACATCCCCAACGGCTCCCCCGTCTCAATGCTGGTGCTGACCAAGCCGGTGGAGCACGACGTGAAGGCCGTGATGAACACGCCGCGGGCCGCCGTGCGACCCAACCCCGGCAGTACCTTTGCCCTGGACCACGACTGGTACGAGGAACACATCACCGAGCATGCCGACGGCTCGTTCAGCATCCCCGATGGTGTCGTCCAGGAACTGGCCGACGAAGCATCCAAGCTCATCGCCGGCAACCCCGAACTCAAGCCCGCCTCCTGGAAAATTGGCTACAAGCCCATTCCCGGCGACGGCGAACCCGTCCTCGGCGAGCTCGGCCAGGTCCCCGGCTGCTTCGTCGCCTTCACCCACTCCGGGGCCACCCTCGGGCTCATCGCCGGCGAGCTTCTCTCCGGAGAGATCATGACCGGCAAGAAGCACCCCATGCTGGCCACCTTCCGTCCGGGGCGCTTCTCCTAG
- a CDS encoding SIS domain-containing protein, giving the protein MLNFDQDRFVAIQKGSVAVAEKLDATVRQCLDDGAENLFFLGAGGVMFLTQPALRLLQTRSTFPVHYEMGAELVETDSVHLGPKSLVIMPSLSGTTKEAIAALEFAKNKGATVISFTGHSDTPIAQKADYNFTNFAEDDTSSEMFYLQTLLVALSVMRHRGEFDRYEETVAELQTLPRLLVDVKESFEERAAAFAATIKDEKYHIITGAGSTWPEAYYYGMCILEEMQWIRTRPVHASDFFHGTLELVEEGVSIIVFNGEDESRPLTERVQQFAPRFTDKVHVFDTKDFDLPGISPETRALISPVLLATAFERISAHLEVLRDHPLTTRRYYKKLEY; this is encoded by the coding sequence ATGCTTAATTTTGATCAGGACCGCTTCGTTGCCATCCAGAAGGGCTCCGTTGCCGTAGCCGAGAAGCTAGACGCCACGGTCCGGCAGTGCCTTGACGATGGAGCCGAAAACCTCTTCTTCCTGGGAGCCGGCGGCGTGATGTTCCTGACCCAGCCGGCGTTGCGACTGCTGCAGACCAGGTCCACCTTCCCCGTCCACTACGAGATGGGCGCCGAACTGGTGGAAACGGACTCCGTACACCTCGGCCCCAAATCCCTGGTGATCATGCCGTCCCTGTCCGGGACCACGAAGGAGGCCATCGCGGCCCTGGAGTTCGCGAAGAACAAGGGTGCCACCGTCATCTCGTTCACCGGCCACTCAGACACGCCGATCGCGCAGAAGGCCGACTACAACTTCACGAACTTCGCCGAGGACGACACCTCCTCGGAAATGTTCTATCTCCAGACCCTCCTGGTCGCACTGTCGGTAATGCGGCACCGCGGAGAATTCGACCGGTACGAGGAAACCGTTGCAGAGCTGCAGACCCTCCCCCGGCTCCTGGTCGATGTCAAGGAGTCCTTCGAGGAACGGGCCGCCGCGTTTGCCGCGACCATAAAAGACGAGAAGTACCACATCATCACCGGCGCGGGGTCAACCTGGCCGGAAGCCTACTACTACGGCATGTGCATCCTCGAGGAGATGCAGTGGATCCGCACCCGTCCGGTCCACGCCTCTGATTTCTTCCACGGCACCCTGGAACTTGTGGAAGAGGGCGTCAGTATCATCGTCTTCAACGGCGAGGACGAGAGCCGTCCGCTGACCGAACGCGTCCAGCAGTTCGCGCCACGTTTCACGGACAAGGTGCATGTCTTCGACACCAAGGACTTCGACCTGCCGGGCATTTCCCCCGAGACCCGGGCACTGATTTCCCCGGTCCTGCTCGCAACGGCATTCGAACGCATCAGCGCACACCTCGAGGTCCTGCGTGATCACCCGCTGACCACCCGCCGCTACTACAAGAAGCTGGAGTACTAG
- a CDS encoding extracellular solute-binding protein yields MKALFKAVAAAGIVAVALTGCGSSGTAQPAAAPAADLSNVKYEGSVSVITRYAGGNAAFFEKMAKDYEAAHPGVKVNLQQESDQGYKDKIKTLTASQSVPDVYFSWAGNYAEQFYDNGLALDLTNVIAPQTEWGSTMAPQALEAFTKDGKTYGVPLGLDAKYMLYNKKLFSQAGVKVPTDLDGLLAACTALKSKNITPMSFGNKDGWPAIHYITQLNSYNVPAGTLNKDYKPATASFEDPGYKQSLDQFAQIVDRCTTTGKTANGADYYSERDAFGQGKAAMFYVENLEFAAAAPKGSKAEADGYDLFRLPAPAQAKGDTKALTGAPDGFLINSKAKNPALAVDFMKFVTSKQNAEVLASTIGFPSPVTGSLNEQNSTPQLRASIEDLRKASRLSVWLDTVTVPGVAEAYLSGVEGMISGTKTSEDVMTAVKAASDQAK; encoded by the coding sequence ATGAAAGCACTTTTCAAGGCGGTCGCAGCCGCCGGCATCGTGGCCGTTGCGCTCACCGGCTGTGGCTCCAGCGGCACTGCCCAGCCGGCCGCGGCACCGGCTGCCGACCTGTCCAACGTCAAGTACGAGGGAAGCGTCAGCGTCATCACCCGCTACGCCGGAGGAAACGCGGCCTTCTTCGAAAAAATGGCCAAGGACTACGAAGCGGCACACCCCGGGGTCAAGGTCAACCTCCAGCAGGAATCGGACCAGGGCTACAAGGACAAGATCAAGACCCTCACCGCCTCCCAGAGCGTGCCCGATGTCTACTTCTCCTGGGCCGGGAATTACGCGGAACAGTTCTACGACAACGGCCTGGCCCTGGACCTTACCAACGTCATCGCCCCCCAGACGGAATGGGGCTCCACCATGGCCCCGCAGGCACTGGAGGCCTTCACCAAGGACGGCAAGACCTACGGTGTTCCCCTTGGCCTGGACGCCAAGTACATGCTGTACAACAAGAAGCTCTTCTCCCAGGCCGGCGTGAAAGTGCCGACCGACCTGGACGGCCTCCTGGCCGCCTGCACGGCTTTGAAATCCAAGAACATCACTCCGATGTCCTTCGGCAACAAGGATGGCTGGCCAGCGATCCACTACATCACCCAGCTCAACAGCTACAACGTCCCGGCCGGGACGCTGAACAAGGACTACAAACCGGCCACTGCCTCTTTCGAGGATCCCGGCTACAAGCAGTCCCTGGACCAGTTCGCCCAGATCGTTGACCGGTGCACCACGACCGGCAAGACGGCCAACGGTGCCGACTACTACTCCGAACGCGACGCGTTCGGCCAGGGCAAAGCAGCCATGTTCTACGTCGAGAACCTGGAGTTCGCCGCCGCGGCGCCCAAGGGCAGCAAGGCCGAGGCGGACGGCTACGACCTCTTCCGGTTGCCCGCGCCCGCGCAGGCTAAGGGCGACACCAAGGCCCTCACCGGGGCCCCGGACGGATTCCTGATCAACTCCAAGGCCAAGAACCCCGCCCTCGCTGTGGACTTCATGAAATTCGTCACGAGCAAGCAGAACGCCGAAGTCCTCGCATCCACGATCGGCTTCCCAAGCCCGGTCACCGGTTCCCTCAATGAGCAGAACTCCACGCCCCAGCTCCGTGCGAGCATCGAGGACCTGCGGAAAGCCAGCCGCCTCTCGGTCTGGCTCGACACGGTCACCGTGCCCGGTGTCGCTGAGGCCTATCTCTCCGGCGTCGAAGGCATGATCAGCGGCACGAAGACGTCCGAGGACGTCATGACTGCCGTGAAGGCCGCGTCGGATCAGGCCAAGTAA
- a CDS encoding sugar ABC transporter permease, giving the protein MSTTQQKTFPPPGLNTPAAGTALPRRRKPARKKNAWPGLIWVLPGLVTLFLFVYYPLVLNFRYSLETSNIFTGQQRFVGLDNYARLAADPVFWKALGNNCLYAGISIVFQVFFALVLASLIENLRNERFRTILRSIYFLPSAISLTVTGLLFAFIYQPQGGLLNGLLNAVGLESLQQAWLGNPDTAMLGVIMMSQWQGFGYCTLLFAVAIQRIPREYYEASALDGIGPVRQIFSITIPLVREMTGLMMIVTISGAFQVFNEVMVTTSGGPDNSTQVLGTWLYRSGFIKNDFGYAAAIATVIFVITLALALIQVRYTNKRRV; this is encoded by the coding sequence GTGTCCACCACCCAACAGAAGACGTTCCCGCCGCCCGGGCTCAACACCCCGGCGGCGGGGACGGCCCTCCCCCGCCGCCGGAAGCCTGCCCGTAAGAAAAACGCCTGGCCCGGTCTGATCTGGGTGCTTCCAGGCCTGGTCACCCTGTTTCTATTCGTCTACTACCCGCTGGTGCTGAACTTCCGCTACAGCCTGGAGACATCGAACATCTTCACCGGGCAACAGCGGTTCGTCGGCCTGGACAACTACGCCCGGCTCGCCGCTGACCCGGTCTTCTGGAAGGCGCTGGGGAACAACTGCCTCTACGCCGGGATCTCCATTGTTTTCCAGGTGTTCTTCGCCCTCGTCCTTGCCTCGCTGATCGAGAACCTGCGCAACGAACGCTTCAGGACGATCCTGCGGTCCATTTACTTCCTGCCGTCGGCGATTTCACTGACCGTGACGGGACTGCTGTTCGCCTTCATCTACCAGCCCCAGGGAGGCCTGCTCAACGGCCTGCTGAACGCCGTCGGCCTCGAGTCCCTGCAGCAAGCCTGGCTCGGCAACCCCGACACAGCGATGCTCGGGGTCATCATGATGAGCCAATGGCAGGGCTTCGGATACTGCACGCTCCTCTTCGCCGTGGCCATCCAGCGGATCCCACGCGAATATTACGAAGCGTCAGCGCTGGACGGGATTGGCCCGGTCCGCCAGATCTTCTCGATCACCATTCCCCTGGTCCGCGAAATGACCGGGCTCATGATGATCGTCACGATCTCCGGCGCGTTCCAGGTCTTCAACGAAGTCATGGTCACCACCTCCGGCGGCCCCGACAATTCAACCCAGGTGCTCGGCACATGGCTTTACCGCAGCGGCTTCATCAAGAACGACTTCGGCTACGCCGCCGCCATCGCCACCGTCATCTTCGTCATCACCCTGGCCCTGGCCCTCATCCAGGTCCGTTACACGAACAAGAGGAGAGTCTGA
- a CDS encoding carbohydrate ABC transporter permease codes for MTSPTRLWPIIGRLVLTGFLLGLVIVVLYPLLWMVISSMKSNSEILGNPFAWPTSLDLSSYGRAIDKGVGTYLFNSVLVTALSVVSTTLLSAWAAFGLTRINIPFSKPILMIIVGGLMLAPTVALVPLVKLMQSWGLYDTYWALIILYTAFRVPFTTFLIRSYMIDLPIDVDEAAVLDGATRRQTFWRVTMPMCTPIIVSAVILQVLFAWNEFLFALIFIGSDTVKTLPVGLATLSSRAVTDFPSVFAGMTIAAVPMIVLFILGQRYFVRGLAEGVGR; via the coding sequence ATGACCAGCCCAACACGCTTGTGGCCCATCATCGGCCGGCTCGTCCTGACAGGTTTCCTGCTCGGACTGGTCATCGTTGTCCTCTACCCCCTGCTGTGGATGGTCATCAGCTCGATGAAATCCAACTCAGAGATACTCGGGAACCCGTTCGCCTGGCCGACCAGCCTTGACCTCAGCAGCTACGGCCGCGCCATAGACAAGGGCGTCGGTACGTATCTGTTCAACAGCGTCCTGGTGACAGCCCTCAGCGTGGTCTCCACGACGCTGCTCAGTGCCTGGGCGGCCTTCGGGCTGACCAGGATCAACATCCCCTTCAGCAAACCCATCCTGATGATCATTGTCGGCGGGCTCATGCTGGCCCCGACGGTCGCCCTTGTCCCCTTGGTGAAACTCATGCAGTCATGGGGGCTGTATGACACCTACTGGGCCTTGATCATCCTCTACACGGCCTTCCGCGTCCCGTTCACCACCTTCCTCATCCGCTCCTACATGATCGACCTTCCGATCGACGTCGACGAGGCAGCAGTCCTGGACGGCGCCACCCGGCGCCAGACCTTCTGGCGCGTGACCATGCCCATGTGCACCCCCATCATCGTCTCCGCCGTCATCCTCCAGGTTCTCTTCGCCTGGAACGAGTTCCTGTTCGCACTGATCTTCATCGGATCCGACACAGTCAAGACGCTCCCCGTAGGCCTCGCCACGCTCTCCTCGCGCGCCGTGACGGACTTCCCCTCCGTCTTCGCCGGAATGACCATCGCAGCCGTGCCGATGATTGTGCTCTTCATCCTCGGACAGCGCTACTTTGTCCGGGGACTCGCCGAAGGCGTCGGCCGATAG
- a CDS encoding PfkB family carbohydrate kinase, which produces MTPALPMLGAIGDNTIDQYFGSRNQSFVGGNALNVAMQFSQLGHTTRYAGAIGPDQDGHRIRQALEENNVITDGLVVLDGVTSISKIRVMPDGERLIEFEDFAVCADYKPDSQELDALAECAFVHIGMSPFADEIRKELSRRGVRISQDCAVSTGYDLLDVAFCSAGDNLDGARSMAESAIDGGARLAVVTCGPAGSIAYDGTTWTRQHAAPIDPVDTTGAGDSFIAGFIAALASGQDLQSCMKAGAAQAARTCMHWGGWPQKGQ; this is translated from the coding sequence ATGACACCAGCACTCCCCATGCTCGGGGCGATCGGCGACAACACCATCGACCAGTACTTCGGATCCCGAAACCAAAGCTTCGTTGGCGGCAACGCGCTCAACGTCGCCATGCAGTTCAGCCAGCTCGGGCACACCACCCGCTACGCCGGAGCCATCGGTCCCGACCAGGACGGGCACCGGATCCGCCAAGCCCTGGAAGAAAACAATGTCATCACCGACGGTCTCGTCGTCCTTGACGGCGTCACCTCAATCTCCAAAATCCGGGTCATGCCGGACGGTGAACGGCTCATAGAATTCGAGGACTTCGCGGTCTGCGCCGACTACAAACCCGACAGCCAGGAACTGGACGCCCTCGCCGAATGCGCCTTCGTCCACATCGGAATGAGCCCTTTCGCCGACGAAATCCGCAAAGAACTCAGCCGCAGGGGCGTGCGGATCAGCCAGGACTGCGCCGTCAGCACCGGGTACGACCTCCTGGACGTTGCCTTCTGCTCAGCCGGCGATAACCTGGACGGCGCCAGGTCGATGGCCGAGTCCGCGATCGACGGCGGCGCACGCCTGGCCGTTGTCACCTGCGGGCCGGCGGGAAGCATCGCTTACGACGGGACGACGTGGACCCGACAGCACGCTGCCCCGATCGACCCGGTGGACACCACGGGAGCCGGCGACAGCTTCATCGCCGGATTCATCGCCGCCCTCGCCAGCGGCCAGGACCTCCAGTCATGCATGAAGGCCGGAGCAGCCCAGGCAGCCCGGACCTGCATGCACTGGGGCGGCTGGCCCCAGAAAGGGCAATAA
- a CDS encoding GntR family transcriptional regulator: protein MTTSLNQPAADPQTVPVGGRGLMSVQVRDRLIAHFRENGTKPGDQILSEPEIVELFKVGRSTAREAVKLLEHEGLVEVRPGLGRFLTSLATATVDRPVTRFESVTELLKSLGYDAQTLVLSVEEHQPDAVEREALQLAEGETVVRLVRLRSEGEEPLIFSIDTISRSRIPGPIKYVDWSGSVSTFLRDQGYPLSFSAARLQAVNMPADLKQRYSLEGHDPWFLITETAVTASGEPVLYAQDYHRGDTFSFNVLRR from the coding sequence ATGACGACGTCCCTGAACCAACCAGCGGCCGACCCGCAGACGGTCCCGGTCGGGGGCCGCGGCCTGATGTCGGTCCAGGTCCGGGACCGGCTCATCGCGCACTTCCGTGAGAACGGCACCAAACCCGGTGACCAGATCCTGAGCGAACCCGAGATAGTGGAGTTGTTCAAGGTCGGCCGGAGCACTGCCCGCGAGGCGGTAAAACTGCTCGAACATGAAGGACTGGTCGAGGTCCGACCGGGACTTGGCCGGTTCTTGACGTCGTTGGCGACCGCGACCGTCGACCGTCCTGTCACCCGGTTCGAATCAGTGACCGAACTGCTTAAAAGCCTCGGATACGACGCGCAGACGCTGGTGCTCTCCGTTGAAGAACACCAGCCTGATGCCGTCGAGCGTGAAGCCCTGCAACTCGCCGAAGGCGAGACCGTCGTGCGGTTGGTCCGGCTCCGTTCCGAAGGGGAGGAACCGCTGATCTTCAGCATCGACACCATCAGCAGATCCAGGATCCCTGGCCCGATCAAATACGTGGACTGGAGCGGTTCCGTCTCCACCTTCCTCCGCGACCAGGGATATCCGCTCTCGTTCTCCGCGGCCCGGCTTCAGGCCGTCAACATGCCCGCAGACCTGAAGCAGCGGTACTCACTCGAAGGCCACGACCCGTGGTTCCTGATTACCGAAACAGCCGTCACCGCCAGTGGTGAACCCGTGCTGTACGCCCAGGACTATCACCGCGGGGATACGTTCAGCTTTAACGTCCTCCGCCGCTGA
- a CDS encoding FAD-dependent oxidoreductase, whose translation MSNHKQFQLRPPVIAADADQSYWLQSTRDLDDSPAPALHGPSNADVAIIGGGLTGLWTAIRILEADPDQKVTVLEADICGSGASGRNGGQIHSWFESLDRLTSVTGPEEALRLAHATREAIQELKALQDAGEIDMDLRLDGWIWSASSRAQEQAWEPALTRCEENGAAPYRRLDAAELNRRTGSSVPYTGVVEEMAGSLNPGKLMRNLKKYAIRKGITIHEHTPALSITPGSRARIQTPGGELSAPRVLIATNAWASSIPELRRKMYVVDSQVVVTEPIPDQLDALGWKAGEAICDAQNQVLYYQRTPDGRVVFGRGSGGTIVGDRLGAKMNRHPRWVKDSIRELGRVYPSLKDVKIDYDWLGPIDCVPAHVPMFGNLTGHNNIFYAVGWNGTGLAQIPACSRVLSSMVLGLDDQWAHSKLINQATAKSLPPEPIRFIGATIVRAALIRKNAAEIRDRKPGILTEAVVRLMPKGTTEH comes from the coding sequence ATGTCCAACCACAAGCAGTTCCAACTCCGCCCACCCGTCATCGCCGCGGACGCTGACCAGTCCTACTGGCTGCAGTCCACCCGGGACCTGGACGACAGCCCGGCCCCTGCACTGCACGGGCCCAGCAACGCCGACGTCGCGATCATCGGCGGCGGCCTCACCGGACTCTGGACAGCGATCCGGATCCTCGAAGCCGACCCAGATCAAAAAGTGACGGTCCTCGAAGCCGACATCTGCGGCTCCGGAGCCTCCGGACGCAACGGCGGCCAGATCCATTCCTGGTTCGAAAGCCTGGACCGGCTGACCTCCGTCACCGGGCCGGAGGAAGCCCTGCGCCTGGCCCACGCAACCAGGGAGGCCATCCAGGAACTGAAAGCACTCCAGGACGCTGGCGAAATCGACATGGACCTCAGGCTCGACGGATGGATCTGGAGTGCCAGCTCTCGGGCCCAGGAACAGGCCTGGGAACCCGCCCTCACACGGTGCGAGGAGAACGGTGCCGCACCGTACCGTCGGCTGGACGCCGCCGAACTCAACCGCAGGACCGGCTCCAGCGTCCCGTACACCGGCGTGGTCGAAGAAATGGCCGGATCACTGAACCCCGGCAAACTCATGCGCAATCTCAAGAAGTACGCGATCCGCAAAGGCATCACCATCCATGAGCACACCCCGGCACTGAGCATCACCCCCGGCAGCCGCGCACGCATCCAGACCCCCGGGGGCGAACTCTCCGCCCCCAGGGTCCTGATCGCCACCAACGCCTGGGCATCCTCCATCCCCGAGCTCCGCCGGAAAATGTACGTCGTCGACAGCCAGGTCGTCGTGACCGAACCCATCCCCGACCAGCTTGACGCACTGGGCTGGAAAGCCGGGGAAGCAATCTGCGACGCCCAGAACCAGGTCCTCTACTACCAGCGAACCCCTGACGGGCGCGTGGTGTTCGGCCGGGGAAGCGGCGGCACCATCGTCGGTGACCGCCTCGGGGCCAAGATGAACCGCCACCCGCGATGGGTCAAGGACAGCATCAGGGAACTCGGCCGTGTCTACCCCAGCCTCAAAGATGTCAAAATCGACTACGACTGGCTCGGACCCATCGATTGCGTCCCCGCCCACGTGCCGATGTTCGGCAATCTCACCGGTCACAACAACATCTTCTACGCCGTGGGCTGGAACGGCACCGGCCTGGCCCAAATCCCCGCCTGCTCCCGCGTCCTCTCCAGCATGGTTCTCGGTTTGGATGACCAATGGGCGCACAGCAAGCTGATCAACCAGGCCACTGCGAAAAGCCTTCCCCCGGAACCGATCAGATTCATCGGCGCCACGATCGTCCGGGCAGCCCTGATACGGAAGAACGCCGCAGAAATACGGGACAGGAAGCCCGGCATCCTCACCGAAGCCGTGGTCCGGCTTATGCCCAAGGGAACCACCGAACACTAA
- the manA gene encoding mannose-6-phosphate isomerase, class I, with translation MYRLTGSRRSYDWGSTTSMPEFLGGEPDGTPFAELWLGAHPTGPATVDTPTGTARLDEIIEADATTHLGHEVQAKFGRLPYLLKLLAPVRPLSMQVHPSPEMAKAGFHDEESRGVPLADPARSFKDEHHKPEMVYALSRFEGLVGFRTKTQVQNLLSRLNGPATAALDTLTSDDDSAPGLQNTLRQLLQLNTTDVEHVVAGCRELAATSSDPEERTAYGTVDELARFYPGDVGAVVSLLLNRIVLEPGQLVFLGDGTPHAYLSGFGLELMANSDNVLRLGLTSKHIDGDAMLEALDFTSSGYDVESAPKGAVTHVFAPPVPEYALSISQPEHMDVPHTLPGDGPRILICVDGTVHVMTDGEPQGLTLNRGESIFVPAADGPLTIKGSGTAAQAFVPE, from the coding sequence ATGTACCGCCTGACAGGCTCCAGACGTTCCTACGACTGGGGATCCACAACCTCCATGCCCGAATTTCTGGGAGGCGAACCCGACGGGACACCCTTCGCCGAACTGTGGCTCGGTGCCCACCCGACCGGCCCCGCCACCGTTGACACACCCACCGGCACCGCCCGACTCGACGAAATCATCGAGGCAGACGCCACCACCCACCTGGGCCACGAAGTCCAAGCCAAGTTCGGGCGCCTCCCCTACCTGCTCAAACTGCTGGCCCCGGTACGCCCCCTGTCAATGCAGGTCCATCCCTCCCCCGAGATGGCGAAGGCAGGCTTCCACGATGAGGAATCCCGCGGTGTGCCACTGGCAGACCCGGCGCGCAGCTTCAAGGACGAACACCACAAACCCGAAATGGTGTACGCCCTCAGCCGCTTCGAAGGACTCGTCGGTTTCCGGACCAAAACCCAGGTCCAGAACCTCTTGTCGCGCCTGAACGGACCCGCCACGGCCGCTCTCGACACACTGACCTCCGACGACGACTCGGCCCCTGGCCTCCAGAACACGCTCCGCCAACTCCTGCAGCTGAACACCACGGACGTTGAGCACGTGGTTGCAGGGTGCCGGGAACTGGCCGCCACGAGCTCCGACCCCGAAGAACGCACGGCATATGGCACAGTTGACGAGCTGGCCCGCTTTTACCCTGGAGACGTGGGGGCGGTCGTTTCCCTGCTCCTGAACCGAATCGTCCTGGAGCCCGGACAACTGGTCTTTCTCGGCGACGGCACCCCGCACGCCTATCTCAGCGGATTCGGGCTGGAGCTCATGGCAAACTCCGACAACGTGCTTCGCCTCGGACTGACCTCCAAACACATAGACGGCGATGCCATGCTCGAAGCGCTGGACTTCACTTCATCCGGCTACGACGTGGAATCCGCTCCCAAGGGCGCCGTCACGCACGTGTTCGCCCCGCCGGTCCCCGAATACGCGCTCTCCATCAGCCAGCCTGAGCATATGGACGTCCCGCACACCTTGCCCGGTGACGGACCCCGAATCCTCATCTGCGTGGATGGAACTGTACACGTAATGACCGACGGGGAACCCCAAGGACTGACGCTGAACCGCGGCGAATCAATCTTCGTCCCCGCCGCCGACGGCCCCCTCACCATCAAAGGCTCCGGAACGGCCGCACAGGCCTTCGTCCCTGAATAA
- a CDS encoding 6-phosphofructokinase: MRTGILTSGGDCPGLNAVIRGAVLKGIAIHSHEFVGFRDGWRGVVEGDIIDLPRTRVRGIAKQGGTILGTSRTNPFENGGGPDVIKAHMDRLGIDAIIAIGGEGTLAAAQRLTDAGLKIVGVPKTVDNDLDATDYTFGFDTAVQIATEAIDRLRTTGESHHRCMIAEVMGRHVGWIALHAGMASGAHAILIPEQKVSIEQITKWVTEAHDRGRAPLIVVAEGFVPEHMESPHSERGLDTFGRPRLGGIADQLAPEIETRTGIETRATILGHIQRGGVPSAFDRVLATRLGMAAVDSVVEGRWGTMVSLSGTDIDHVGFEAALGKLKTVPQHRYDEAAVLFG; the protein is encoded by the coding sequence ATGAGAACTGGAATCCTCACCAGCGGCGGCGACTGCCCCGGGCTGAACGCGGTAATCCGTGGCGCCGTCCTCAAGGGCATCGCCATTCATAGCCACGAATTCGTCGGATTCCGCGACGGTTGGCGCGGCGTGGTGGAGGGTGACATCATCGACCTCCCCCGGACCAGGGTCCGGGGGATCGCCAAGCAGGGCGGCACCATCCTGGGCACCTCCCGGACCAACCCGTTCGAGAACGGCGGTGGGCCCGACGTCATCAAGGCCCACATGGACAGGCTGGGGATCGACGCCATCATCGCCATCGGCGGCGAGGGAACCCTCGCCGCCGCCCAGCGGCTGACGGATGCAGGGCTGAAAATCGTGGGTGTTCCCAAGACCGTGGACAACGATCTCGACGCCACCGACTACACCTTCGGTTTCGACACCGCGGTGCAGATCGCCACCGAGGCCATCGACCGGCTGCGGACCACCGGCGAATCCCACCACCGCTGCATGATCGCCGAGGTCATGGGCCGGCACGTCGGCTGGATCGCACTGCACGCGGGCATGGCCTCCGGCGCCCACGCCATCCTCATCCCGGAGCAGAAGGTCAGCATCGAACAGATCACCAAATGGGTGACCGAGGCCCATGACCGTGGCCGTGCCCCGCTCATCGTTGTGGCCGAAGGGTTCGTGCCGGAGCACATGGAATCACCGCACTCCGAGCGCGGGCTGGACACCTTCGGCCGTCCCCGGCTGGGCGGCATCGCCGACCAGCTGGCCCCGGAAATCGAAACCCGGACAGGCATCGAGACCCGCGCCACCATCCTGGGCCACATCCAGCGCGGCGGCGTCCCCTCCGCTTTCGACCGCGTGCTTGCCACCCGGTTGGGCATGGCCGCCGTCGACTCTGTGGTGGAGGGCCGCTGGGGCACCATGGTGTCGCTGAGCGGCACGGACATCGACCATGTGGGCTTCGAAGCCGCGCTGGGCAAGCTCAAGACGGTCCCGCAGCACCGCTACGACGAGGCCGCGGTCCTCTTCGGCTAG